The proteins below are encoded in one region of Vibrio sp. ED004:
- a CDS encoding YciN family protein has translation MTKKVIAEFDLLLIANQIIQSHDDYIEGMRTNSVVEKDDVLIFKGEYFLDSNGMPTENTTAVFNMFKYLAHHLSKEFTLQQ, from the coding sequence ATGACAAAGAAAGTAATAGCAGAATTTGATTTACTGCTTATCGCAAACCAAATTATCCAATCACATGATGACTACATTGAAGGCATGCGCACAAACAGCGTAGTAGAGAAAGACGATGTACTCATCTTCAAAGGTGAATACTTCCTAGACAGCAATGGAATGCCGACAGAGAATACAACCGCAGTGTTTAACATGTTTAAATACTTAGCGCACCATCTTTCGAAAGAGTTTACGCTTCAGCAATAA
- the aroA gene encoding 3-phosphoshikimate 1-carboxyvinyltransferase encodes MESLTLQPIQKVSGEVNLPGSKSVSNRALLLAALSTGTTRLTNLLDSDDIRHMLNALTQLGVNYQLSADKTVCEVTGVGGAFSSDKALELFLGNAGTAMRPLAAALCLGRGEYVLTGEPRMKERPIGHLVTALREAGAEVEYLENENYPPLKITGTGLKSGTVSIDGSISSQFLTAFLMAAPLADGEVTIKIEGELVSKPYIDITLHIMKQFGVDVINNDYQEFVIPTGQSYTAPGDFLVEGDASSASYFLAAAAIKGGEIKVTGIGKNSIQGDIQFADALEKMGAEIEWGDDYVISRCGELKGIDMDYNHIPDAAMTIATTALFAKGTTAIRNVYNWRVKETDRLAAMATELRKVGAEVEEGEDYIIVNPVAELTHAAIDTYDDHRMAMCFSLVALSDTPVTINDPGCTSKTFPDYFDKLKMLSQ; translated from the coding sequence ATGGAAAGCCTTACGTTACAACCAATTCAAAAAGTGAGTGGGGAAGTTAACCTACCTGGCTCAAAAAGTGTTTCTAACCGTGCACTTCTTTTGGCTGCACTTTCAACTGGAACGACTCGCCTAACAAACTTGCTAGATAGTGATGACATTCGTCATATGTTGAATGCGTTGACTCAACTAGGTGTTAACTATCAGCTGTCTGCTGACAAAACTGTTTGTGAAGTAACGGGTGTTGGTGGTGCATTCTCAAGCGATAAAGCCCTTGAACTTTTCTTAGGTAACGCAGGTACGGCGATGCGCCCGCTTGCTGCAGCACTGTGTTTAGGCCGTGGTGAATACGTTCTGACAGGCGAGCCTCGCATGAAAGAGCGCCCGATTGGCCACTTAGTAACGGCACTACGAGAAGCCGGCGCTGAAGTCGAATATCTAGAAAACGAAAACTACCCACCACTGAAGATCACAGGTACTGGCCTTAAGAGTGGGACGGTTTCAATCGACGGTTCTATCTCTAGCCAGTTTTTGACGGCATTTTTGATGGCAGCACCGTTAGCTGACGGCGAAGTGACCATCAAAATTGAAGGTGAATTGGTTTCTAAACCTTACATCGATATCACGCTACACATTATGAAACAATTTGGCGTGGACGTGATCAATAATGACTACCAAGAGTTCGTGATCCCGACTGGTCAATCTTACACAGCTCCGGGTGATTTCTTAGTGGAAGGCGATGCATCATCAGCATCTTACTTCCTTGCGGCGGCAGCGATTAAAGGCGGCGAGATCAAGGTGACGGGTATTGGTAAAAACAGTATCCAAGGTGATATCCAATTCGCTGATGCCCTTGAAAAAATGGGCGCTGAAATCGAATGGGGTGATGACTACGTTATCTCTCGTTGTGGTGAGCTGAAAGGCATTGATATGGACTATAACCATATTCCTGATGCGGCAATGACTATCGCGACAACGGCTTTGTTTGCGAAAGGCACAACGGCTATCCGTAACGTCTATAACTGGCGTGTGAAAGAGACTGACCGTTTGGCTGCGATGGCAACCGAACTACGTAAAGTCGGTGCTGAGGTTGAAGAGGGTGAAGATTACATCATCGTTAACCCGGTTGCTGAACTGACACACGCGGCGATTGATACCTATGATGACCACCGCATGGCGATGTGTTTCTCTCTAGTTGCTTTGAGTGACACGCCTGTGACCATTAATGATCCTGGTTGTACGTCAAAAACATTCCCTGATTACTTCGACAAGCTGAAAATGCTGAGTCAATAA
- a CDS encoding glycine zipper 2TM domain-containing protein, with protein MKKLLWILLVLPMLANAAYNRNEARPVNEVVYGEIDTVRYITQQEIVESKANGWETLLGAAIGGLIGNQFGGGTGKEVATAVGAVAGAGIARNRGNTQYKIEYKLVELLVKTKDNKLVNIIQDVDNSMLFNRGDDVRILYFSDGVRVDLAY; from the coding sequence ATGAAGAAGTTGCTTTGGATTTTACTTGTTTTGCCCATGTTGGCAAATGCAGCTTACAACAGAAACGAAGCTCGACCAGTGAACGAAGTTGTTTATGGTGAGATCGATACGGTTAGATACATCACTCAACAAGAGATCGTTGAATCGAAAGCGAATGGTTGGGAAACCTTATTGGGCGCTGCGATCGGCGGTTTGATCGGTAACCAGTTTGGTGGTGGTACCGGCAAAGAAGTAGCGACGGCTGTTGGTGCCGTGGCTGGTGCAGGGATTGCTCGAAATCGAGGCAATACACAATATAAAATCGAGTACAAACTTGTCGAGTTATTGGTTAAAACCAAAGACAACAAGCTGGTTAATATCATCCAAGATGTCGATAACTCGATGTTGTTTAACCGAGGCGACGATGTGCGAATTCTGTATTTTTCCGATGGCGTACGTGTTGATCTAGCGTACTAG
- the aat gene encoding leucyl/phenylalanyl-tRNA--protein transferase, translating into MTIYLTELDTTSIEFPSPFDALDEPNGLLAFGGDLSPMRILNAYSQGIFPWYGPGEPILWWSPTPRAVFNPKTFEPSKSLKKFQRKHNYRVSINQATDKVIGYCSSLRPEEETWLNNDMQSAYCELASLGFCHSVEVWQDDELIGGLYGLQRGQVFCGESMFSLKTNASKIALWYFCKHFTRFGGKLIDCQVMNPHLESLGAIEVERDEFLSSLQLLKETPVDDACFESQWLEETP; encoded by the coding sequence ATGACTATATACCTAACCGAACTTGATACTACTAGTATAGAGTTTCCTTCGCCCTTCGACGCGCTTGATGAACCCAACGGTCTGCTCGCCTTTGGTGGTGACTTGTCACCAATGCGAATTTTAAATGCTTATAGCCAAGGTATATTTCCATGGTATGGCCCAGGTGAGCCTATACTTTGGTGGAGCCCAACACCGCGAGCGGTATTTAATCCTAAGACATTCGAACCGTCAAAAAGTCTTAAAAAGTTTCAAAGAAAACACAATTATCGTGTCAGCATAAACCAAGCGACTGACAAAGTGATTGGCTACTGCTCGTCACTAAGGCCCGAAGAAGAAACGTGGCTGAACAATGACATGCAGTCAGCCTATTGTGAACTCGCTTCATTAGGATTCTGTCATTCCGTTGAAGTGTGGCAAGACGATGAGCTGATCGGCGGGCTTTATGGCTTACAAAGAGGCCAAGTCTTTTGCGGTGAATCTATGTTTAGCTTGAAGACCAATGCCTCTAAAATTGCGCTATGGTACTTTTGTAAACACTTTACCCGATTCGGTGGCAAGCTCATCGATTGCCAAGTTATGAACCCTCACTTGGAATCCTTAGGCGCTATCGAGGTCGAGAGAGACGAATTTCTGAGCTCTCTACAGTTACTCAAAGAAACGCCCGTTGACGATGCATGCTTTGAAAGCCAATGGCTAGAGGAAACGCCTTAA
- a CDS encoding arginyltransferase produces MNPDLQQIRIGLTDNHACSYLPHLEERVAVTLDEHMHTSDNYEVLLANGFRRSGSTIYKPHCDNCSACQAIRLSIPEVKFSKSQRRVLNKAKSLRWELKDTMDDNWFDLYSRYITARHRSGTMYPPKKEEFLQFSQNEWLTTKFMHIYDENKLIGIAVTDVMAHSTSAFYTFFDPDIDISIGTLGVLFQIQHAQKERKQWLYLGYQIDECPAMNYKVRFQRHQRLVNQRWQG; encoded by the coding sequence ATGAATCCAGATTTACAACAAATCAGAATTGGATTAACAGACAATCATGCTTGCAGCTACTTGCCTCACCTCGAAGAAAGAGTGGCAGTCACGCTTGATGAACACATGCACACCTCAGATAACTATGAAGTTCTACTTGCCAACGGGTTTCGTCGTAGCGGTTCAACGATCTATAAGCCACATTGCGATAATTGCTCAGCGTGCCAAGCCATTCGTCTTTCTATTCCAGAAGTTAAGTTTTCTAAGAGCCAACGACGCGTCCTCAACAAGGCAAAATCACTTCGTTGGGAATTGAAAGACACGATGGATGACAACTGGTTTGATTTATATAGCCGCTATATTACCGCTCGTCATCGTTCGGGAACCATGTATCCACCAAAGAAAGAAGAGTTTCTACAATTCTCACAAAATGAGTGGCTTACAACAAAGTTCATGCATATCTATGACGAGAACAAGTTAATCGGAATTGCGGTGACCGATGTTATGGCTCATAGCACCAGCGCGTTTTATACCTTCTTCGATCCTGATATCGATATATCCATAGGAACACTTGGCGTTCTATTCCAGATCCAACATGCCCAGAAAGAGCGAAAACAGTGGTTATATTTGGGTTATCAAATCGATGAATGCCCTGCGATGAACTATAAAGTACGATTTCAACGTCATCAAAGGCTAGTAAATCAGCGGTGGCAAGGGTAG
- the infA gene encoding translation initiation factor IF-1 — protein MAKEDVIEMQGTVLDTLPNTMFRVELENGHVVTAHISGKMRKNYIRILTGDKVTVEMTPYDLSKGRIVFRAR, from the coding sequence ATGGCTAAAGAAGACGTAATCGAGATGCAAGGCACTGTCCTTGATACTCTACCAAACACAATGTTCCGTGTTGAGCTTGAAAACGGTCACGTAGTGACAGCACACATCTCTGGTAAAATGCGTAAGAACTACATCCGTATTCTTACTGGTGATAAAGTAACTGTTGAGATGACTCCATACGACCTTTCTAAAGGCCGCATCGTCTTCCGTGCTCGTTAA
- the clpA gene encoding ATP-dependent Clp protease ATP-binding subunit ClpA yields the protein MLNKELESSLNGAFARARDKRHEFMTVEHLLLALLENDAAKEALQACQADLDALRNELDIFIDQTTPLIPESDETRETQPTLSFQRVLQRAVFHVQSSGRSEVTGANVLVAIFSEQESHAAYLLKKNDISRLDIVNFISHGITKASNEGDSASSSDSFGGAENAEEANSEDRLENFATNLNEVAKQGNIDPLIGRDKELERTIQVLCRRRKNNPLLVGEAGVGKTAIAEGLAWRIVEGQVPEIIQSSVIYSLDIGSLLAGTKYRGDFEKRFKAILKQLEKEEDAILFIDEIHTIIGAGAASGGQVDAANLIKPLLSSGKLRCIGSTTYQEYSSIFEKERALSRRFQKIDIVEPSLDDTTKILIGLKPKYEAHHEVRYTNKALRAAVELSAKYINERHLPDKAIDVIDEAGARSRLAPASRRKKTVSVADIESMVAKMARIPEKSVSSSDKDTLQKLDDRMKMLVFGQDPAIDVLSEAIKLTRAGLGADNKPVGSFLFAGPTGVGKTEVTVQLSKLMGIELLRFDMSEYGERHSVSRLIGAPPGYVGYDQGGLLTDAVIKNPHSVVLLDEIEKAHPDIFNLLLQVMDNGTLTDNNGRKADFRNVILVMTTNAGVAETEKKSIGLIQQDHAPDAMGEIKKVFTPEFRNRLDNIIWFNSLDPSVISQVVDKFIVELQVQLDARGVSLEVSEDARHWLALLGYDKTMGARPMGRVIQEKLKKPLANELLFGSLVDGGTVKVSLKKDELDFVYVGAKEEVMH from the coding sequence ATGCTAAATAAAGAATTAGAGTCGAGTTTAAATGGCGCATTTGCTCGTGCGCGAGACAAGCGACATGAGTTTATGACTGTCGAACACCTCCTACTAGCATTATTAGAAAATGATGCGGCCAAGGAAGCGCTCCAAGCTTGTCAGGCTGATCTCGATGCTCTTCGCAATGAGCTCGATATTTTTATTGATCAAACGACCCCACTTATCCCTGAAAGCGACGAAACTCGTGAAACTCAGCCAACATTGAGCTTCCAACGAGTACTTCAGCGCGCTGTTTTTCATGTTCAATCTTCAGGTCGCAGCGAAGTAACAGGTGCAAACGTACTTGTGGCTATTTTTAGCGAGCAAGAGTCTCACGCGGCGTATCTTCTTAAGAAAAACGACATCAGTCGCTTAGACATCGTTAACTTCATCTCACACGGCATTACTAAAGCCAGCAACGAAGGCGATAGTGCTTCATCATCAGATTCATTTGGTGGTGCAGAAAATGCTGAAGAAGCGAATTCTGAAGATCGTTTAGAAAATTTTGCGACCAACCTTAACGAAGTTGCGAAGCAGGGTAATATTGACCCTCTAATTGGTCGTGACAAAGAGCTTGAACGTACTATTCAAGTCCTATGTCGTCGTCGTAAGAATAACCCTCTACTAGTGGGTGAAGCGGGTGTAGGTAAAACTGCTATCGCTGAAGGTCTTGCATGGCGTATCGTTGAAGGGCAAGTGCCTGAAATTATTCAAAGCAGCGTGATTTACTCTTTAGATATTGGTTCACTGCTTGCGGGAACGAAATATCGTGGTGACTTTGAGAAACGTTTTAAAGCGATTCTTAAACAACTAGAGAAAGAAGAAGACGCGATCCTATTCATCGATGAGATCCACACCATTATTGGTGCGGGTGCTGCATCGGGCGGTCAAGTTGATGCAGCAAACCTAATCAAGCCACTACTAAGCAGCGGTAAATTACGTTGTATCGGTTCAACGACATACCAAGAATACAGCAGTATTTTTGAGAAGGAGCGCGCGCTATCTCGTCGTTTCCAAAAAATCGATATTGTTGAACCATCATTAGATGACACGACTAAGATTCTGATTGGTCTTAAGCCAAAATACGAAGCTCACCACGAAGTACGTTACACCAACAAAGCGTTGCGTGCGGCTGTGGAACTGTCTGCGAAATACATTAACGAACGTCACCTACCTGATAAGGCGATTGACGTAATTGATGAAGCAGGCGCTCGTAGTCGCTTAGCACCAGCAAGCCGTCGTAAGAAAACGGTAAGCGTGGCTGATATTGAGTCAATGGTTGCGAAAATGGCTCGTATTCCTGAAAAGTCAGTATCATCTTCAGACAAAGATACGCTGCAGAAACTGGATGACCGCATGAAAATGTTGGTATTCGGACAAGATCCAGCGATCGATGTATTGAGCGAAGCGATCAAGCTGACTCGTGCAGGATTAGGAGCAGACAATAAACCTGTTGGTTCATTCCTATTTGCTGGTCCTACTGGTGTGGGTAAAACTGAGGTGACGGTTCAGCTTTCTAAACTGATGGGTATTGAGCTGCTACGTTTTGATATGTCTGAATACGGTGAACGTCACTCTGTGAGCCGTCTGATTGGTGCTCCTCCTGGTTATGTAGGATACGATCAAGGTGGTCTACTCACTGATGCAGTAATCAAGAACCCGCACTCTGTTGTGTTACTTGATGAGATCGAGAAGGCTCACCCAGATATCTTTAACTTGTTATTACAAGTGATGGATAACGGTACTTTGACGGACAACAATGGTCGCAAAGCGGATTTTCGTAATGTGATCTTAGTCATGACAACCAACGCAGGTGTCGCGGAAACCGAGAAGAAATCGATCGGTCTGATCCAACAAGATCATGCGCCAGATGCAATGGGTGAGATTAAGAAGGTCTTCACTCCGGAGTTCCGTAACCGTCTTGATAATATCATTTGGTTCAACAGTTTAGACCCAAGTGTAATCAGCCAAGTTGTCGACAAGTTTATCGTAGAGCTTCAGGTTCAACTGGATGCACGTGGTGTCTCTTTAGAAGTATCTGAAGATGCACGTCATTGGTTGGCACTCCTAGGCTATGACAAGACCATGGGCGCACGTCCTATGGGGCGAGTTATTCAAGAAAAGCTTAAGAAGCCGCTTGCGAATGAATTGTTGTTCGGTAGTTTGGTCGACGGCGGTACTGTGAAAGTGTCACTGAAGAAAGATGAACTGGACTTCGTTTACGTAGGCGCCAAAGAAGAAGTGATGCACTAA
- the clpS gene encoding ATP-dependent Clp protease adapter ClpS, which yields MSRNFEWAAPGSDLLEKEATKVKPPAMYNVVLNNDDYTPMDFVIEILERFFSLDIEQATEVMLKVHYEGKAICGTYSAEIAETKVAQVTMYSKENEHPLLCTMEQV from the coding sequence ATGAGCAGAAACTTCGAATGGGCAGCTCCAGGCTCAGATTTACTGGAGAAAGAAGCAACAAAAGTAAAGCCACCGGCTATGTATAACGTTGTATTGAACAACGATGATTACACGCCAATGGATTTTGTCATCGAGATCCTCGAGCGGTTTTTCTCACTAGATATCGAACAAGCAACGGAAGTGATGCTCAAGGTTCATTATGAAGGTAAAGCTATATGCGGCACGTACAGTGCTGAAATAGCGGAAACAAAGGTAGCGCAGGTCACGATGTACTCAAAGGAAAATGAGCATCCGCTACTATGTACAATGGAGCAAGTATAA
- the cspD gene encoding cold shock domain-containing protein CspD: MATGTVKWFNNAKGFGFICPEGEDGDIFAHYSTIQMDGYRTLKAGQQVDYEVESGPKGSHASSVVPVEGSAAK; this comes from the coding sequence ATGGCTACAGGTACAGTAAAATGGTTTAACAACGCCAAAGGGTTTGGCTTTATTTGTCCAGAAGGTGAAGACGGCGATATTTTTGCCCATTACTCCACAATACAGATGGATGGTTATCGAACCTTAAAAGCGGGTCAGCAAGTCGACTATGAAGTAGAAAGTGGACCTAAAGGCTCCCATGCTAGTTCCGTTGTTCCTGTCGAAGGCAGCGCCGCTAAATAG
- a CDS encoding NADP-dependent isocitrate dehydrogenase, producing MPTEKPTIIYTITDEAPALATYSLLPIIQSFTASSGINVDTRDISLAGRIIANFPDYLNEEQRIGDALAELGELAKTPEANIIKLPNISASVPQLQATIKELQSKGYALPNYPEEANTDEEKAVKATYDKIKGSAVNPVLREGNSDRRAPLSVKNYAKKNPHSMGAWSADSKSHVSSMDDKDFFGSEKSVTIEGATEVSIEFVGKDGAKKTLKPAFALQDKEIIDASVMNKAALVAFFEKEIASAKEQGVLLSLHMKATMMKVSDPVIFGHAVKVYYKDVFAKHGELFEELGVDVNNGIGDVYAKIAALPQDQKEAIEADLQAVYETQPPLAMVDSDRGITNLHVPSDIIVDASMPAMLRSSGQMWDPEGKQKDTKAMIPDRSYASIYQAVIDFCKENGAFDPTTMGSVPNVGLMAQKAEEYGSHDKTFILEAAGQVQVVDASGSVLLEQDVEEGDIFRMCQVKDAPIQDWVKLAVTRARAAGVPAVFWLDAARAHDAQLIKKVEAYLPEYDTDGLEIKILAPLEATQYSLVRIKEGLDTISVTGNVLRDYLTDLFPILELGTSAKMLSIVPLMNGGGLFETGAGGSAPKHVQQVEKENHLRWDSLGEFLALAASLEHLSVVTGNAKAQVLADALDKATGEFLDKNKSPSRRVGELDNRGSHYYLATYWAKALAEQTVDADLAAEFAGVASQLAESEEAIVAELNNAQGPAGDLGGYYLLDDALVSTLMRPSATLNAFIDA from the coding sequence ATGCCTACTGAAAAACCAACGATCATCTATACCATTACAGACGAAGCTCCGGCGCTAGCAACTTACTCTCTGCTGCCAATCATTCAATCTTTTACAGCTTCTTCTGGTATTAACGTTGATACTCGCGACATTTCACTTGCAGGGCGCATTATTGCCAACTTCCCTGACTATTTGAACGAAGAGCAACGTATTGGTGATGCACTAGCAGAACTAGGTGAATTGGCTAAGACACCAGAAGCGAACATTATCAAGCTTCCAAACATCTCTGCATCTGTACCTCAACTTCAAGCAACGATCAAAGAACTTCAGTCAAAAGGTTACGCACTTCCTAATTATCCAGAAGAAGCAAATACTGACGAAGAGAAAGCCGTTAAAGCGACTTACGACAAAATCAAAGGCAGTGCAGTAAACCCTGTGCTACGTGAAGGTAACTCGGATCGTCGTGCTCCGCTTTCTGTTAAGAATTACGCGAAGAAAAATCCACACTCAATGGGTGCATGGTCTGCAGATTCTAAGTCGCACGTTTCAAGTATGGACGACAAAGACTTCTTTGGTAGCGAAAAGTCAGTAACGATTGAAGGTGCTACAGAAGTGAGCATTGAATTCGTAGGCAAAGATGGCGCGAAGAAAACACTGAAGCCTGCTTTTGCACTGCAAGATAAAGAGATCATCGATGCTTCTGTAATGAACAAAGCTGCTTTGGTTGCATTCTTTGAAAAAGAGATCGCATCTGCTAAAGAGCAAGGTGTACTGCTTTCTCTTCACATGAAAGCGACTATGATGAAAGTATCTGACCCTGTGATCTTTGGTCACGCGGTTAAGGTTTACTACAAAGACGTATTCGCTAAACACGGTGAGCTATTCGAAGAACTCGGTGTTGATGTTAACAACGGCATCGGCGATGTATACGCAAAAATTGCTGCGCTTCCTCAAGATCAGAAAGAAGCGATCGAAGCTGATCTACAAGCGGTATACGAGACTCAACCACCACTAGCGATGGTAGATTCAGACCGCGGTATTACCAACCTACACGTACCAAGCGATATCATTGTTGATGCATCTATGCCTGCAATGCTGCGTTCTTCAGGTCAAATGTGGGATCCAGAAGGTAAACAAAAAGATACTAAAGCTATGATCCCTGATCGCAGCTACGCAAGCATCTACCAAGCGGTTATTGATTTCTGTAAAGAGAACGGCGCTTTCGATCCAACAACGATGGGTAGCGTACCAAACGTTGGCCTGATGGCTCAAAAAGCGGAAGAGTACGGCTCTCACGATAAAACTTTCATCCTAGAAGCTGCTGGTCAGGTTCAAGTGGTTGACGCTTCTGGTTCTGTTCTTCTTGAGCAAGACGTAGAGGAAGGCGATATCTTCCGTATGTGTCAGGTTAAAGATGCACCAATTCAAGACTGGGTTAAGCTTGCTGTAACTCGCGCACGTGCTGCGGGTGTTCCGGCGGTATTCTGGTTAGATGCAGCTCGAGCACACGACGCTCAGCTTATTAAGAAAGTAGAAGCTTATCTTCCTGAGTACGATACAGATGGTCTTGAAATCAAGATCCTTGCTCCACTTGAAGCAACTCAATACTCTCTGGTTCGTATCAAAGAAGGTCTAGATACTATTTCTGTTACAGGTAACGTATTACGTGATTACCTAACTGATTTGTTCCCAATTCTAGAGCTTGGTACGTCAGCTAAAATGCTGTCGATTGTTCCACTAATGAATGGCGGCGGTCTGTTTGAAACAGGTGCTGGCGGTTCAGCGCCTAAGCACGTGCAACAAGTAGAGAAAGAAAACCATCTGCGTTGGGATTCTTTAGGTGAATTCTTGGCATTAGCTGCATCTCTAGAACACCTAAGCGTAGTCACTGGTAATGCTAAGGCACAAGTTCTCGCTGATGCGCTTGATAAAGCGACCGGTGAATTCCTAGATAAAAACAAATCTCCTTCACGTCGAGTCGGTGAGCTTGATAACCGTGGTAGCCACTACTACCTAGCAACATACTGGGCTAAAGCGCTTGCTGAGCAAACAGTTGATGCTGACCTAGCTGCTGAGTTTGCAGGTGTTGCAAGTCAACTGGCTGAAAGCGAAGAAGCGATTGTTGCTGAGCTGAACAATGCTCAAGGTCCAGCAGGTGATTTAGGGGGTTATTACCTACTTGATGATGCACTAGTTTCAACGCTAATGCGCCCGAGTGCTACATTGAACGCATTCATTGACGCATAG
- a CDS encoding pseudouridine synthase — translation MSTRSRGASSSDKPARSGTTLKQNGNRPSRGSDKNNTGNSHKKPHSSKHRYKGKPTSAKPKVSLEDRKVILFNKPFDTLSQFTDGEGRKTLADFIPVKDVYAAGRLDRDSEGLMVLTNDGIFQAKLTQPNSKSPKTYWVQVEGAPSEEDLDKLRKGVELKDGMTLPAQIEVISEPVVWERTPPVRFRAAIPTTWLAITIIEGRNRQVRRMTANIGFPTLRLIRYSMGNMNVGQLQPGEWKEI, via the coding sequence ATGTCTACTCGCTCTCGAGGCGCATCTAGCTCAGACAAACCAGCTCGTTCTGGTACAACATTAAAACAAAACGGTAATAGACCAAGCCGCGGCAGTGATAAAAATAACACTGGCAATTCGCACAAGAAACCGCACTCAAGTAAACACCGATACAAAGGCAAGCCTACTAGCGCAAAACCCAAAGTATCACTTGAAGATCGCAAAGTAATCTTATTCAACAAACCTTTCGATACCCTCAGTCAATTCACTGATGGTGAAGGCAGGAAAACACTCGCCGACTTTATTCCGGTTAAAGATGTTTATGCTGCCGGACGACTCGACCGTGACAGCGAAGGTTTAATGGTATTGACCAACGACGGCATCTTCCAAGCTAAGTTAACTCAACCAAACTCAAAGTCACCGAAGACTTACTGGGTGCAGGTTGAAGGCGCACCTTCTGAGGAAGATTTAGATAAATTGAGAAAAGGCGTGGAGCTAAAAGACGGCATGACACTGCCAGCTCAGATTGAAGTGATATCTGAACCTGTTGTGTGGGAAAGAACCCCTCCAGTGCGTTTTAGAGCCGCGATACCAACAACATGGTTAGCCATTACTATCATAGAGGGGCGCAACCGTCAGGTAAGACGAATGACCGCAAATATCGGCTTCCCTACCCTGCGTCTTATTCGCTATTCAATGGGGAATATGAACGTGGGTCAGCTTCAGCCGGGTGAGTGGAAAGAAATTTAA